The Candidatus Nitrosotenuis cloacae genome contains a region encoding:
- a CDS encoding CbtB domain-containing protein yields the protein MSYSKEITVSKTSVPKIALLALVAVFAFGMFAVGYDQGQLFSVVIGEQAYADLYIHELTHDMRHAAGFPCH from the coding sequence ATGTCTTACTCAAAAGAGATTACCGTATCAAAGACATCCGTCCCAAAAATCGCATTGCTTGCACTAGTTGCAGTCTTTGCATTCGGAATGTTTGCGGTCGGATATGATCAAGGACAGCTGTTCAGCGTCGTGATTGGCGAGCAAGCATATGCGGACCTATACATACACGAACTGACACATGACATGAGACACGCAGCAGGCTTTCCGTGCCACTAA
- a CDS encoding CbtA family protein, with translation MKTSLFIIIVLFSGCIAGTVHGLVNLAIVEPYLDAAIGIENQHLFESGEAKDTPEFWAEYSSYRVWQKGGQILAGAILGTSIGALFGIVFGYARNVLPGGNFVKKSLFLAAIMWATLYIIPMIKYPANPPTVGDPETIVLRQALYVAFIAISGLGALGFYYVHKKISKKALAFAGYAGFMALMFAVMPNNPDPVTAPEELVTNFRITSAIAVSSFWLSVAVVFGALWQKLQPDKTAQSKIQ, from the coding sequence ATGAAAACATCTCTTTTTATCATAATCGTCTTGTTTTCTGGGTGCATCGCAGGTACAGTCCACGGCCTGGTCAATTTGGCAATAGTGGAGCCGTATCTTGATGCCGCAATAGGAATTGAGAACCAGCACCTGTTCGAGTCCGGCGAAGCAAAAGACACGCCAGAGTTCTGGGCGGAGTACTCGTCATACAGGGTGTGGCAAAAGGGAGGTCAGATACTGGCAGGTGCAATACTTGGAACCTCGATTGGCGCACTGTTTGGAATTGTCTTTGGATATGCCAGAAACGTCCTGCCAGGAGGCAATTTTGTTAAAAAATCACTCTTTCTTGCGGCAATAATGTGGGCAACACTGTACATAATCCCGATGATCAAGTACCCGGCAAATCCTCCAACGGTTGGAGACCCAGAGACCATCGTTCTCAGACAGGCATTATACGTTGCATTCATTGCCATTTCGGGCCTTGGGGCGCTTGGGTTTTACTACGTTCACAAAAAGATCAGCAAAAAGGCGCTTGCGTTTGCAGGCTATGCTGGGTTCATGGCACTGATGTTTGCCGTGATGCCAAACAATCCGGACCCAGTTACAGCACCAGAAGAACTGGTGACAAACTTTAGGATCACATCGGCAATAGCGGTGTCTTCATTTTGGCTGTCTGTTGCGGTGGTTTTTGGGGCATTGTGGCAAAAACTGCAGCCTGACAAGACTGCCCAGTCCAAAATCCAGTGA
- a CDS encoding response regulator: protein MPFEILIAEDNEYTAKQYKLALEKRNHKVVVTKDGVECVDHYLNEAKYDEFFRKSKAPPFDLVLLDHDMPRKTGADAAREILEARPNQRLIFLSAYGNGIMQKLADLRDETVQIVQKPFSLSFLIKKIEGASIRNKIINAQDANVLTVTQDSAAIR, encoded by the coding sequence ATGCCGTTTGAGATTCTGATTGCAGAAGACAACGAGTACACCGCAAAGCAGTACAAGCTGGCCCTTGAGAAGCGAAACCACAAGGTGGTGGTGACAAAGGACGGCGTAGAGTGCGTGGATCACTATCTAAACGAGGCAAAATACGACGAGTTTTTCAGAAAGAGTAAGGCACCGCCTTTTGATCTGGTACTGTTGGATCACGACATGCCAAGAAAGACTGGCGCCGATGCGGCGCGTGAGATTTTGGAGGCGCGGCCCAACCAGAGGCTGATATTTTTGTCCGCATACGGCAACGGAATAATGCAAAAGCTTGCAGATCTTAGGGATGAGACGGTCCAGATTGTGCAAAAACCGTTCTCACTGAGCTTTCTTATCAAAAAAATAGAGGGCGCAAGTATCAGAAACAAGATAATCAACGCGCAGGATGCTAATGTGCTTACTGTCACTCAGGACAGCGCAGCCATAAGGTAG
- a CDS encoding protein-disulfide isomerase — MGKDDKDQKKSNSERRDEKRESFADRQSRQKRKNTLIGIGVLAVIATIVGYAALHFVEKSSTTQEFGRLGDAHEHASLLLRIHGDKFDFSRPDFQVKSPFIHFEGQDGDTIHRHATGVPIGFLFESIKMQLTDECVVFPDKKPEHTFCTNDDYSLKFYINHEKVSSIADYVLNEDDRILISYGNQNQTEIDGQLRELDAQVIKK, encoded by the coding sequence ATGGGCAAGGACGACAAGGACCAAAAAAAGAGCAACAGCGAGAGACGCGATGAAAAACGCGAGAGCTTTGCCGACAGGCAGTCAAGACAGAAGCGAAAAAACACGCTAATTGGAATCGGCGTCCTAGCCGTGATTGCCACAATAGTAGGATACGCGGCACTGCACTTTGTAGAAAAATCATCCACCACCCAGGAGTTTGGCAGACTTGGGGATGCACACGAGCACGCCTCATTATTACTCCGAATACACGGCGACAAGTTTGACTTTTCACGACCGGACTTTCAGGTAAAGAGCCCGTTCATACACTTTGAGGGACAGGACGGAGACACCATCCACAGACACGCAACGGGCGTTCCAATCGGGTTCCTATTTGAATCAATAAAGATGCAGCTTACCGACGAGTGCGTGGTATTTCCGGACAAAAAGCCAGAGCACACGTTCTGCACAAATGACGATTACTCGCTAAAGTTCTACATAAACCACGAAAAGGTCAGCAGCATCGCAGACTATGTGCTCAATGAGGACGACAGAATACTGATCTCATACGGAAACCAGAACCAGACCGAAATAGACGGCCAGCTAAGAGAGTTGGACGCCCAGGTAATCAAAAAGTAG
- the prf1 gene encoding peptide chain release factor aRF-1 encodes MGKINIEKQDSVKIYKIKKTLDELSRISGRGTELISVYVPKGKQLHLVINTLREEQGTADNIKSDVTRSHVVDALSKVQQRLKMYKNTPEHGLVIFCGALPPEGGGPLGSEVIKVWEIEPPKDLPTFLYRCDDHFHVDILKDMLKDDNLIGFLAIDTKDAGWGLLHGDKIEVLRETSSGVAGKHRQGGQSARRFERLREMELTYYYNRIAEVTKEFFIDIYPIKGLIVSGPGPTKEDFLKSNYLEYRLQNMVIATLDTSYSGSEGIREAFVKAQDVLSDFRLSEEKKLVEKLFREINTQSGLGVYGLKDILQLLKNNVVGTLLITDDTNLYRLEVKCRRCQNVQDEIIERQKIIPRQTELLGKPCPGCKGMDQEAISQDLVDYISLIAAQTGTKVEVISGASEYGAMLGSLGKVGAILRYNPNQ; translated from the coding sequence ATGGGCAAAATCAACATCGAAAAGCAGGATTCAGTAAAGATTTACAAAATAAAAAAGACTCTGGACGAGCTTTCGCGCATATCCGGAAGGGGAACTGAGCTAATCTCGGTGTACGTGCCAAAGGGAAAGCAGCTCCACCTTGTGATAAACACGCTGCGAGAGGAGCAGGGAACTGCAGACAACATCAAGTCCGACGTCACAAGAAGTCACGTAGTCGATGCGCTGTCCAAGGTCCAGCAGAGACTCAAGATGTACAAAAACACCCCGGAGCACGGTCTTGTGATATTTTGCGGCGCGCTTCCGCCGGAGGGTGGGGGGCCGCTCGGCTCAGAGGTAATCAAGGTGTGGGAGATAGAGCCGCCAAAAGACCTGCCAACATTTCTGTACAGATGCGATGATCATTTTCACGTAGACATTCTAAAAGACATGCTAAAGGACGACAACCTGATTGGATTTCTTGCAATTGACACAAAGGACGCAGGGTGGGGCCTACTGCACGGCGACAAAATCGAGGTGCTCAGGGAGACAAGCTCAGGAGTTGCAGGAAAACACAGACAGGGAGGACAGTCAGCAAGAAGATTTGAAAGGCTCAGAGAGATGGAACTCACATATTACTACAACAGAATTGCAGAGGTGACAAAGGAGTTCTTCATAGATATTTACCCAATAAAGGGTCTCATCGTGTCGGGGCCAGGTCCGACAAAGGAAGACTTTCTAAAATCAAACTATCTTGAGTACAGACTGCAGAACATGGTGATTGCCACGCTTGATACGTCGTACTCTGGCTCGGAGGGCATACGGGAGGCGTTTGTAAAGGCACAAGACGTCCTGTCAGATTTTAGGCTGTCCGAGGAAAAGAAACTGGTTGAAAAACTATTCCGGGAGATAAACACGCAGTCGGGGCTCGGAGTGTATGGCCTCAAGGACATACTGCAGCTGCTAAAAAACAACGTAGTCGGCACGCTTCTCATCACAGATGACACCAACCTGTACCGACTAGAAGTAAAGTGCAGAAGATGCCAGAATGTCCAAGATGAGATAATCGAGCGCCAAAAGATAATCCCAAGGCAGACAGAACTCCTAGGTAAACCGTGCCCAGGATGCAAGGGAATGGACCAGGAGGCAATATCTCAGGACCTAGTGGACTATATCTCGCTCATTGCGGCGCAAACGGGCACCAAAGTAGAGGTAATATCTGGAGCATCAGAGTATGGCGCAATGCTTGGCAGCCTTGGAAAGGTCGGCGCAATACTCAGATACAACCCAAACCAGTAG
- a CDS encoding DUF4443 domain-containing protein has protein sequence MNAKQQVQTLQNIVSRKGSSKILTFSVPHVFKALHMLYKDQYVSRSAFCNHLHMGEGAVKTMIAHLKKESMVGSTKSGTFLTDKGRSFIKSLLEVISAECEIKKCNITRGKFNHAVLLKRYAFATKSGMEQRDYSILYGASGATTLIYKDDRFVFPNETIDCLLDDKKTRDVLISNLCPENGDMIIIATADDQFVADIAAKNSALWTLAIHGK, from the coding sequence ATGAACGCAAAGCAACAAGTCCAGACGCTGCAGAACATAGTCTCACGAAAGGGCTCAAGCAAGATACTGACATTTTCTGTCCCGCACGTCTTCAAGGCACTCCACATGTTGTACAAGGACCAGTATGTAAGTAGGTCTGCATTCTGCAACCACCTCCACATGGGCGAGGGGGCGGTAAAGACGATGATTGCCCATCTCAAAAAAGAATCAATGGTGGGCTCTACAAAATCCGGCACGTTTCTTACCGACAAGGGGCGCAGTTTCATAAAATCACTTCTCGAGGTAATATCTGCAGAGTGCGAGATCAAAAAATGCAACATCACCCGCGGGAAATTCAACCACGCGGTATTGCTAAAGAGGTATGCATTTGCAACAAAATCTGGAATGGAGCAGAGGGACTACTCCATATTGTACGGGGCATCTGGTGCAACTACACTGATTTACAAAGATGACCGATTTGTGTTCCCAAATGAGACAATTGACTGTCTGCTTGACGACAAAAAAACACGGGATGTGCTAATCAGCAACCTTTGCCCCGAAAACGGTGACATGATAATAATTGCAACTGCTGACGACCAGTTTGTTGCAGACATTGCAGCAAAAAACTCCGCACTGTGGACTCTGGCAATACACGGAAAATAG
- a CDS encoding DsbA family protein — protein sequence MAKYYLLVIPVAIGIAAGMFGAGFLADESEPDTFTKQDLVQNGSPYEGNPSAPITIVEFGDYQCTYCMKFHQSSLQVIKDEYIKSGKANLVFRDFALNGPASIQAAEASHCAKDQGRFWEYHDEVYQNWDGENTGWVTRASLDGFAQNVGLDMQQFGSCMDSSKYRQQVQDTYAFGEKIGINATPSFLIISGDKIVKITGNQPIDVFRKTLDDL from the coding sequence GTGGCAAAATACTATCTGCTTGTAATTCCCGTGGCAATAGGAATTGCCGCCGGAATGTTCGGGGCAGGTTTTCTTGCAGACGAGTCGGAGCCGGACACATTTACAAAACAAGACCTCGTCCAAAACGGCTCGCCGTACGAGGGAAATCCGTCAGCACCAATTACCATAGTGGAGTTTGGTGACTATCAGTGCACATACTGCATGAAGTTTCACCAGTCCAGCCTCCAGGTGATAAAGGACGAGTACATCAAAAGCGGCAAGGCAAACCTCGTATTCAGGGACTTTGCACTCAACGGCCCAGCCTCCATCCAGGCAGCAGAGGCGTCGCACTGCGCAAAAGACCAAGGCAGGTTCTGGGAGTACCACGATGAGGTATACCAAAACTGGGACGGCGAGAACACCGGATGGGTCACACGCGCATCTCTTGACGGATTTGCACAAAACGTGGGCCTTGACATGCAGCAGTTTGGCTCATGCATGGACTCTTCAAAGTACAGGCAGCAGGTACAGGACACATATGCATTTGGTGAAAAAATCGGAATCAACGCGACACCGTCATTTCTAATAATCAGCGGGGACAAAATAGTAAAGATAACTGGCAACCAGCCAATCGACGTGTTCAGAAAGACTCTAGACGACCTCTAG
- the ilvD gene encoding dihydroxy-acid dehydratase: MDISSRNVVVGPSRAPHRAMYKAMGLDDNDLERPFIGVSHTGNEATPCNIHLGRLAQKAKEGVHDGGATPREFSTIAVSDGIAMGHEGMKSSLVSREIIADSIELMVRAHQYDGLVGIAGCDKSLPGTMMAMARLNLPSIFVYGGTIMPGFFNGKQLTVQDVYEAVGAYDAGQLSLEALKNIENYACPTAGSCGGMFTANTMASISEALGIALPGSASPPAEDERREKMVYDTGLATAKLLEIGLKPREILTFEAFENAITILNAIGGSTNAILHLLALSHEAGVKLTYDDFERVRRRVPHIADLKPGGMYVMNDLDKIGGVPLMLKKLLDRKLLHEDVITVTGKTMKQNLDSITLPPQQNSNIVKPLDTPLYRMGTAVVLKGSLAPDGAVVKMSGVKITKFQGKARVFDREEAAFDAVSKNEIKEGTVVVIRYEGPKGGPGMREMLAVTAAIVGQGLGEKVAMVTDGRFSGATRGFMIGHVAPEAFVGGNIALVNDGDEILIDTETNAINLLIPNEELERRRSKWTPRKPNYESGALAKYASLVGSAAQGAITSPIWQT, translated from the coding sequence ATGGATATCTCAAGCAGAAACGTAGTAGTTGGACCATCGAGGGCTCCGCACAGGGCGATGTACAAGGCAATGGGCCTTGACGACAACGACTTGGAGCGACCATTCATCGGCGTATCGCATACCGGAAATGAGGCAACACCGTGCAACATCCACCTTGGAAGACTGGCGCAAAAGGCAAAGGAGGGCGTTCACGACGGCGGCGCAACCCCAAGAGAGTTCAGCACAATCGCAGTAAGCGACGGAATAGCTATGGGTCACGAGGGAATGAAGTCATCCCTTGTCAGCAGAGAGATTATCGCGGATTCTATTGAGCTGATGGTAAGGGCCCACCAGTATGACGGACTGGTCGGAATAGCCGGGTGTGACAAGAGCCTGCCTGGAACTATGATGGCAATGGCAAGACTCAATCTACCATCGATATTTGTCTACGGCGGAACCATAATGCCAGGATTTTTCAATGGAAAGCAGCTTACAGTTCAGGATGTGTACGAGGCAGTTGGAGCATACGATGCCGGCCAGCTGTCACTTGAGGCGTTAAAAAATATTGAAAATTATGCATGTCCCACTGCTGGCTCTTGCGGAGGCATGTTTACTGCAAACACGATGGCGTCGATCTCAGAGGCACTTGGAATCGCACTCCCAGGAAGTGCAAGCCCACCTGCAGAGGACGAGAGACGCGAAAAGATGGTGTATGATACAGGACTTGCCACTGCAAAACTGCTTGAAATCGGGCTAAAGCCGCGCGAGATTCTTACATTTGAGGCATTTGAGAATGCAATTACAATACTTAATGCAATAGGTGGCTCTACAAACGCAATACTTCATCTTTTGGCACTGTCGCACGAGGCAGGAGTCAAACTGACATACGACGACTTTGAGCGCGTCAGGCGAAGGGTGCCACACATCGCGGATCTAAAGCCTGGCGGCATGTACGTAATGAACGACCTGGACAAAATAGGAGGCGTTCCATTGATGCTCAAAAAACTCTTGGATAGAAAGCTGCTTCACGAAGACGTAATCACCGTGACTGGCAAGACGATGAAGCAGAACCTCGACTCTATAACATTGCCTCCCCAGCAAAACAGTAACATCGTAAAGCCTCTTGACACTCCACTATACCGCATGGGAACTGCAGTCGTGCTCAAAGGCTCGCTTGCACCAGATGGCGCGGTTGTAAAGATGTCCGGCGTAAAGATAACAAAATTCCAAGGAAAAGCACGCGTATTTGACAGAGAGGAAGCAGCGTTTGACGCAGTTTCAAAAAACGAGATCAAAGAGGGAACGGTAGTAGTAATCAGGTACGAGGGACCAAAGGGCGGTCCAGGAATGAGAGAGATGCTTGCAGTAACTGCAGCCATTGTAGGTCAGGGATTGGGAGAAAAGGTGGCAATGGTAACGGACGGTAGATTTTCTGGAGCAACACGGGGATTCATGATAGGACACGTGGCGCCTGAGGCATTTGTTGGTGGAAACATCGCATTGGTAAACGACGGAGACGAAATCCTAATTGACACCGAAACAAATGCGATAAACCTACTCATACCAAACGAGGAACTTGAACGACGACGAAGTAAATGGACGCCAAGAAAGCCAAACTATGAATCCGGAGCACTGGCAAAATATGCATCACTTGTTGGCTCTGCGGCACAGGGCGCAATAACTAGCCCAATCTGGCAGACATAA
- a CDS encoding HIT family protein: MSCIFCDIVAGKRESHVIYEDDYHIAFLDKYPIDKGHSLVVPKKHHERIIDMDKSGVGNLFMQIPHIARAIMTATNADAFSIAQNNGRAAKQIIPHVHVHIIPRYNDTGTLWTKRSIPSSDELEALAQQIRACVVANSS; this comes from the coding sequence ATGAGCTGCATATTCTGCGATATTGTGGCAGGAAAAAGAGAGAGCCACGTCATATACGAGGACGACTACCACATCGCGTTTTTGGACAAGTATCCAATAGACAAGGGCCATTCGCTTGTGGTCCCAAAAAAGCACCATGAGAGAATAATCGACATGGACAAAAGTGGAGTTGGGAATTTGTTCATGCAGATTCCGCACATTGCTCGTGCGATAATGACTGCAACCAACGCGGACGCATTCAGCATTGCTCAGAACAACGGGCGCGCAGCAAAGCAGATCATACCTCATGTCCACGTGCACATAATTCCAAGATACAATGACACGGGCACGCTGTGGACAAAGCGAAGCATTCCGTCATCTGATGAGCTTGAGGCGCTTGCGCAGCAGATACGGGCCTGCGTGGTGGCTAACTCTTCTTAG